From the Bacteroidales bacterium genome, one window contains:
- the hydG gene encoding [FeFe] hydrogenase H-cluster radical SAM maturase HydG: MKFNPGSYSIKDERMKPFIDPEEIWEFIEDTQNSDKQEVRNIINKSLNKERLSLRDTAVLINADDPELVREIKQGARDLKNKIYGNRIVLFAPLYIGNKCTNNCKYCGFRVSNREAIRKTLSDEDIVRETEALEDNGQKRLILVYGEHPDYDAEFISHTVKQVYKVKKGNGEIRRVNINAAPLDIEGFRKVWEAGIGTYQIFQETYHPEAYKWYHLAGKKTDYNWRLTSLDRAQEAGVDDVGIGALFGLYDWRFEVLSLVRHTNHFEACYNIGPHTISFPRLKDAANLDIDPKYEVGDEEFSRLVAILRLAVPYTGLILTARENPELRKEVMQFGVSQIDGGTRIELGSYANTQNEDQNLNKEQFHIGDSRSLGEVIDELLEDGYLPSFCTACYRLGRTGEHFMEFSVPGFIKRYCTPNAILTLVEYLVDYARPHIEEKGWKVIEENIQQLDDPKRAGQLRDRIRRIRQGERDLYF, from the coding sequence ATGAAATTCAATCCAGGAAGTTATAGTATAAAAGATGAACGCATGAAGCCTTTCATCGATCCTGAGGAAATATGGGAGTTTATTGAAGATACCCAAAACTCCGATAAGCAAGAAGTACGGAATATAATAAATAAATCACTGAACAAGGAAAGGCTTTCACTCAGGGATACCGCTGTCTTGATCAATGCAGATGATCCGGAACTGGTCCGTGAAATCAAACAAGGCGCACGTGACTTGAAGAATAAGATTTACGGAAACCGTATTGTGCTTTTTGCCCCTCTGTATATAGGCAATAAGTGCACCAACAATTGTAAATATTGTGGTTTCAGGGTATCCAACAGGGAGGCGATCCGGAAGACACTTTCCGATGAGGACATCGTTAGGGAAACAGAGGCATTGGAGGATAACGGGCAGAAACGACTCATTCTGGTTTATGGGGAACATCCCGATTATGATGCTGAATTTATTTCCCATACGGTTAAACAGGTATATAAGGTTAAGAAAGGGAACGGAGAGATCCGCAGAGTGAATATCAATGCCGCGCCGCTTGATATAGAGGGTTTCAGAAAGGTTTGGGAAGCCGGAATCGGAACCTATCAGATATTTCAGGAAACCTATCATCCTGAAGCTTATAAATGGTATCATTTAGCTGGAAAGAAAACGGATTACAACTGGCGCCTGACATCCCTTGACAGAGCACAGGAAGCAGGTGTTGATGATGTGGGTATTGGTGCCCTGTTTGGTCTTTATGACTGGAGGTTTGAAGTGCTTTCCCTGGTTCGCCATACCAACCATTTCGAAGCTTGCTATAACATAGGACCCCATACCATATCTTTTCCCCGGCTGAAGGATGCTGCAAACCTCGATATTGATCCGAAATATGAAGTTGGTGATGAGGAATTTTCCAGGCTGGTGGCTATCCTGAGACTGGCTGTTCCCTATACCGGCTTGATCCTTACGGCACGCGAAAATCCGGAGCTGCGCAAAGAAGTCATGCAGTTTGGTGTAAGCCAGATTGACGGAGGTACCCGTATCGAGCTGGGTTCTTATGCCAATACCCAGAATGAAGATCAGAACCTGAACAAAGAACAATTCCATATAGGTGATTCCAGGTCGCTAGGGGAGGTAATTGATGAATTGCTGGAGGATGGTTACCTTCCGTCCTTTTGCACGGCTTGCTACCGTTTGGGCAGGACCGGCGAACATTTTATGGAATTTTCCGTGCCCGGTTTTATAAAGCGTTATTGTACACCCAACGCCATCCTTACATTGGTTGAGTATCTTGTGGATTATGCCCGTCCTCATATTGAAGAAAAGGGATGGAAAGTAATCGAAGAGAATATTCAGCAATTGGATGATCCCAAACGGGCCGGTCAGTTAAGGGATAGGATCCGGAGAATAAGGCAGGGCGAACGGGATCTGTATTTCTGA
- a CDS encoding threonylcarbamoyl-AMP synthase, translated as MYLKIHPETPSQRQIRRVADVLRNDGIIIYPTDTVYALGWRIHNNKSEEQVSQIRNDQKSRTNFSLICKDLSQVSQFTKPLDKSTFKLLKHNLPGPFTFLLPASHKIPKLYKSKKDIVGIRIPDNNIPLQIVEELGEPIMTTSLRNTSDEVMDYLVDPQQIFEKYQKQVDVIIDGGYGNVEASTIVDCTNNEPYIIREGKGELVS; from the coding sequence ATGTATTTAAAAATTCATCCTGAAACACCCAGCCAGCGACAAATTCGCAGAGTAGCCGATGTGCTCAGAAATGATGGCATCATCATTTATCCAACCGATACAGTTTACGCTTTAGGATGGAGAATCCACAACAACAAGTCGGAGGAGCAGGTCAGTCAGATCAGGAATGATCAGAAAAGCAGGACCAATTTTTCACTCATTTGTAAGGATCTTAGCCAGGTCTCCCAGTTTACAAAACCCCTGGATAAATCTACCTTCAAATTGCTGAAGCACAACCTTCCGGGGCCGTTTACTTTTTTGCTGCCTGCCAGCCATAAGATACCCAAGTTGTATAAAAGCAAAAAAGACATTGTAGGCATCCGTATCCCCGATAACAACATTCCGCTGCAAATCGTTGAGGAATTGGGTGAGCCCATTATGACCACTTCCCTGCGCAATACCAGTGATGAAGTGATGGATTACCTGGTCGATCCGCAACAGATTTTCGAAAAATACCAGAAACAGGTTGATGTGATAATAGATGGTGGTTATGGGAATGTTGAGGCATCCACTATAGTGGATTGTACCAATAATGAACCTTATATCATCCGGGAAGGTAAAGGAGAGCTGGTCTCATAG
- a CDS encoding TrkH family potassium uptake protein, whose translation MINVRVILNILGLLLLIEGISMLLPLGVSVYYNEGDIAAIGISAGIAIATGAFAWLLTQRRDETITKKEGYIIVSTVWIMFSLFGCLPFVISGEIASYTNAFFETISGFTTTGASILSDVESLPHGLLFWRNMTQWLGGMGIIVLSLAILPIFGIGGMQLFVAEVPGPTPDKFHPRVKETAKRLWQIYVFFTITEIVLLVLGDVKLFDAVCHSFTTMATGGYSTKQASIAHFSPYVQYVITAFMFLAGTNFALSYYGLHLQFNKIVKNEEFRFYFFFLFGFTILITAFLWFGDVLSFEESFRNSLFQVVSITTTTGYVTTDYLQWAPFLVVIIFMLMFLGGSGGSTGGGIKIVRVALLIKNSALELKRLLHPNAVIPVRLNKKSIDPQIVTNVQAFVVLYMMLVGISTIIVSSMGYDLASSLGSVAATLGNIGPGIGAVGPVENYAHFPDFGKWFLSFLMLIGRLELFTVLILFAPAFYKK comes from the coding sequence ATGATTAATGTTCGTGTAATACTGAATATTCTCGGACTTCTTCTTTTGATCGAAGGCATCTCCATGCTTTTGCCCCTTGGTGTTTCAGTTTATTATAACGAAGGGGATATAGCCGCAATTGGCATTTCGGCAGGAATCGCCATTGCCACCGGAGCCTTTGCCTGGCTGTTAACTCAAAGAAGAGACGAAACGATCACCAAAAAAGAGGGTTATATCATTGTAAGCACCGTATGGATCATGTTTTCGCTGTTCGGGTGCCTGCCTTTTGTTATTAGTGGAGAGATCGCCTCTTATACCAATGCATTTTTCGAAACCATTTCAGGATTTACCACTACAGGTGCTTCCATACTCAGTGATGTGGAATCTTTACCCCATGGTTTGCTTTTTTGGAGGAACATGACTCAATGGCTCGGAGGCATGGGCATTATTGTTCTTTCACTGGCCATACTGCCCATATTCGGAATTGGAGGTATGCAGTTATTTGTAGCTGAAGTACCGGGACCAACGCCGGATAAATTTCACCCCCGTGTAAAAGAGACAGCCAAAAGGCTTTGGCAAATATATGTCTTTTTCACGATCACAGAAATTGTCCTTTTGGTCCTCGGTGATGTTAAACTGTTCGATGCCGTATGTCATTCATTTACCACCATGGCCACAGGTGGCTATTCTACCAAACAGGCCAGCATTGCTCATTTTTCTCCTTATGTGCAATATGTAATTACGGCATTTATGTTCCTTGCCGGCACCAATTTTGCACTTTCCTATTACGGTTTACACCTTCAGTTTAATAAAATTGTAAAAAATGAAGAATTCAGGTTCTACTTCTTCTTTTTATTTGGTTTTACTATACTCATTACAGCTTTTTTATGGTTCGGGGATGTGCTGTCTTTTGAGGAATCATTCAGAAATTCGCTATTTCAGGTGGTATCCATCACCACCACCACCGGATATGTCACAACAGACTATTTACAATGGGCACCTTTTCTGGTGGTCATTATATTCATGTTGATGTTTCTCGGAGGTTCGGGGGGTTCCACCGGGGGTGGCATTAAGATTGTAAGGGTGGCACTGCTGATCAAAAACAGTGCGCTGGAATTAAAACGCCTGCTCCATCCGAATGCAGTCATTCCTGTGCGATTGAACAAAAAAAGCATTGACCCTCAGATCGTCACCAATGTTCAGGCATTTGTGGTACTCTATATGATGCTCGTCGGAATAAGCACAATAATCGTTTCATCTATGGGGTATGACCTTGCTTCGTCTCTGGGTTCTGTTGCTGCAACTTTGGGAAATATTGGCCCGGGGATTGGTGCTGTGGGGCCTGTAGAAAATTATGCCCACTTTCCCGACTTTGGTAAATGGTTTCTCTCTTTTCTTATGCTGATTGGCAGACTTGAACTGTTTACCGTACTTATTCTCTTTGCCCCTGCATTTTACAAAAAATAA
- the trkA gene encoding Trk system potassium transporter TrkA produces MRIIIAGAGEVGSHLAKMLSSELHDIVIIDNNEDIVKGMNANLDILTITGSATSFEVLKEANIKKADLLIAVAHSEETNIACAIIGKKLGARQTIARVDNPEYIRPVYKNHFTDLGIDYLIYPERIAAREITGMINQTGTSEIVDFTGGKLSLYVLKLEENAPVVGKTLIQATQEMENYDFRAVAISRNGQTIIPRGLDQFYVNDVIYVVTNRSGINNLLKYTGKKKIEIRHVMILGGSRIGKRTAQNLENRMNVKLIEKEKDKSASLADELNNTLVINGDGRDVDLLKQEGLAKMDTFIAVTGSSELNLLSCLLAKQMGVKKTIAVIENMSYINLGENMGIDTIINKKLVTASQIFKFTMSAEVSTMKCLTGSDAEVLEFKAKPKSKITRDKLKNLDFPKDAIVGGVIRGNKSFIATGNTNIQDEDRVVVFAMPSAVKKVETFFSQS; encoded by the coding sequence ATGAGGATCATTATAGCAGGGGCAGGTGAGGTAGGCTCGCATCTGGCTAAGATGCTAAGCAGTGAATTACATGATATTGTAATCATTGACAACAATGAGGATATTGTAAAAGGAATGAATGCCAACCTGGACATTTTAACCATTACAGGATCGGCCACCTCATTTGAAGTTTTGAAAGAAGCCAACATAAAGAAAGCGGACCTGCTTATTGCTGTAGCACACTCAGAGGAAACCAATATTGCTTGTGCCATCATCGGGAAAAAGCTTGGTGCCAGGCAAACCATTGCCAGAGTTGATAATCCCGAATACATCAGACCGGTCTATAAAAATCATTTCACCGACCTGGGTATTGACTATCTGATTTATCCTGAGCGTATCGCTGCCAGGGAGATCACTGGTATGATAAACCAGACAGGAACCTCGGAGATTGTAGATTTTACCGGTGGAAAGCTTTCGCTCTATGTCCTCAAACTGGAAGAAAATGCCCCTGTTGTTGGAAAGACCCTGATCCAGGCAACCCAGGAGATGGAAAACTATGATTTCCGGGCTGTGGCTATTTCGAGAAACGGTCAGACCATAATTCCCAGAGGGCTGGATCAGTTTTATGTAAATGATGTGATATATGTTGTTACCAATCGTTCCGGCATCAACAATTTATTAAAATATACGGGCAAGAAGAAGATCGAGATCAGGCATGTTATGATTCTTGGGGGAAGCCGTATCGGGAAACGTACGGCTCAGAACCTGGAGAACAGAATGAATGTCAAGCTCATTGAAAAAGAGAAGGACAAAAGTGCTTCTCTGGCTGATGAGTTAAACAATACACTGGTCATTAACGGTGACGGAAGGGATGTAGATTTATTGAAACAGGAAGGCCTTGCAAAGATGGATACCTTCATTGCCGTGACGGGCAGTTCTGAGCTCAATCTTTTATCCTGCCTGTTGGCCAAGCAAATGGGGGTCAAAAAAACGATTGCGGTAATCGAGAACATGAGTTATATCAATCTGGGTGAAAATATGGGTATTGATACCATTATCAACAAAAAGCTGGTAACGGCGAGCCAGATTTTCAAATTTACCATGAGCGCGGAGGTTTCTACAATGAAATGCCTTACCGGTTCCGATGCGGAAGTGCTTGAATTTAAAGCCAAACCAAAATCGAAGATAACAAGGGATAAGCTAAAAAACCTTGATTTCCCGAAAGACGCCATAGTTGGCGGAGTTATAAGAGGAAACAAAAGTTTCATAGCGACAGGAAATACAAACATACAGGATGAAGACCGGGTGGTGGTGTTTGCCATGCCCTCAGCCGTTAAAAAAGTCGAAACCTTTTTCAGTCAGTCCTGA
- a CDS encoding ComEC family competence protein, protein MAFLARNPFLRLVIPLIGGILLQEHFHFAWSSLIAIIAFLLILLIGFEILPARQKFFLEWVRGFLIILIFFAIGAILLQEKQENKPEPETGKLTFTGQILDIPEEKDKTWQTVIKTSQIRRDSLWYREKIKILAYLEKNGQTLPVKPGDKVLFSAYVNPIKNQGNPGEFNYKRYMAIQGVHYQVYLDKASWKKSRADAPFSVIALSNRLRLHLLNQLKETGIGEEEYGIASALLLGYKDFLTPEVRSRFSSAGAMHILAVSGLHVGIIYLIVHYLLFFMERYPYGKIIKVVIILIILVGYAFLTGLSPSVSRATLMFSVIAIGQVLRRYSSVYNSLAFSAFVLLVINPLLIFSISFQLSYLAVYSIVFFQPRFYKLIELPLIPDKLWQWFTVALAAQIGTAPVVIHHFNLFSNFFWLTNFIAIPAAVFIIFTGMLYFLVAPLLPVAGKALGFILSSILSVLNQSTAFIRDMPYSTADAIWISEIQIFLYYFALIFISAWIIRKNTLYLNLSLGIAIVFLLSDIRLQYKRHEQKEFLVYNMANTSAINYIDGSNNFLLYNGKQKINEAIPYYFKPYWLSKGIKTSTRWDMSVLKKKKETPVCLYKNFIYFKGIKIGYLENDNFPVPLDSEIKAELDYLILANDVNISVEEMRKLFDFQMVILDSSNSYYYGEALCSEMEEKEIPFHSVQRNGAFRYIFD, encoded by the coding sequence ATGGCATTTCTGGCAAGAAATCCTTTCCTCAGGCTGGTCATTCCCCTGATTGGCGGCATTCTGCTTCAGGAGCACTTTCATTTTGCATGGAGCTCCCTGATAGCAATCATTGCTTTTTTGCTAATTCTGCTCATTGGATTTGAAATCCTTCCTGCCAGACAGAAATTTTTCCTGGAATGGGTCCGGGGATTCCTGATCATATTAATATTCTTTGCTATCGGTGCCATACTACTCCAGGAAAAGCAAGAGAATAAACCCGAACCGGAAACGGGTAAGCTGACTTTTACCGGGCAAATCCTGGATATACCCGAAGAAAAAGATAAAACCTGGCAAACCGTCATCAAAACCAGCCAAATTCGCAGGGATAGCTTGTGGTACCGGGAAAAAATAAAAATATTGGCTTACCTTGAAAAAAACGGGCAAACGCTGCCTGTCAAACCGGGCGACAAAGTTCTCTTTTCAGCCTACGTCAACCCAATAAAAAATCAGGGTAATCCGGGCGAGTTCAATTATAAAAGATATATGGCCATCCAGGGAGTCCATTATCAGGTATATCTTGATAAAGCCTCCTGGAAAAAGTCCCGGGCTGATGCCCCCTTTTCAGTAATTGCTCTTTCCAACCGTTTGAGGCTGCATTTATTGAACCAACTCAAAGAAACGGGGATCGGTGAGGAGGAATATGGTATTGCTTCTGCGCTTTTATTGGGTTACAAAGATTTTCTTACCCCGGAAGTGAGAAGCAGGTTCTCCTCCGCCGGCGCCATGCATATCCTGGCTGTTTCAGGGCTGCATGTCGGGATCATTTATCTCATTGTCCATTACTTATTGTTTTTTATGGAGCGATATCCCTACGGAAAAATTATTAAAGTAGTGATAATCCTGATCATACTTGTCGGATATGCATTTCTTACCGGCCTTTCGCCTTCAGTATCCCGCGCCACATTGATGTTTTCGGTAATAGCTATAGGGCAGGTATTGAGAAGATATTCCTCGGTGTATAACAGCCTGGCATTTTCAGCATTTGTTCTTTTGGTTATCAATCCTTTATTAATCTTTTCCATCAGCTTTCAGCTCTCCTATCTCGCAGTGTACAGTATTGTATTCTTTCAGCCACGATTTTACAAACTGATCGAGCTGCCCCTGATACCCGACAAACTATGGCAATGGTTTACCGTTGCCCTGGCAGCTCAAATTGGTACGGCTCCTGTGGTGATTCATCATTTTAATCTTTTCTCCAACTTCTTCTGGCTTACCAACTTTATTGCCATCCCCGCCGCTGTATTCATCATCTTTACAGGGATGCTTTATTTCCTCGTCGCTCCGCTCCTGCCCGTGGCCGGTAAAGCCTTAGGTTTCATCCTTTCTTCCATTCTTTCCGTTTTAAATCAATCAACAGCCTTTATCCGGGATATGCCCTACTCTACTGCAGATGCCATATGGATAAGTGAGATACAAATCTTTCTTTATTACTTTGCCCTTATATTTATCTCTGCATGGATAATCAGAAAAAACACCCTTTATCTGAACCTGTCACTGGGTATTGCCATAGTCTTTCTTCTTTCGGATATCCGGCTACAATACAAAAGACATGAACAAAAAGAATTTCTTGTATATAACATGGCCAACACTTCTGCTATAAATTACATCGACGGGTCAAACAATTTTCTTTTATATAACGGCAAGCAGAAAATCAATGAAGCCATTCCATATTATTTTAAGCCTTACTGGCTGTCGAAAGGTATTAAAACCAGTACTCGCTGGGATATGTCGGTATTAAAAAAGAAAAAGGAGACTCCGGTCTGCCTGTATAAAAATTTTATATACTTCAAAGGTATCAAAATAGGTTATCTCGAAAACGATAATTTCCCTGTCCCATTGGATTCCGAAATAAAAGCCGAACTGGATTATCTTATTCTGGCCAATGATGTCAATATATCCGTTGAGGAAATGAGAAAATTGTTTGATTTTCAAATGGTAATTCTGGATTCATCAAACTCTTACTATTATGGCGAAGCTTTGTGCAGTGAAATGGAGGAAAAAGAAATTCCATTTCATTCTGTACAGAGAAACGGAGCTTTTAGATATATTTTTGACTAA
- a CDS encoding 2-phosphosulfolactate phosphatase: MDIRIKSCIEGAKESEGFTVIIDVFRASNTIIACLGQGADCVIPVGSLEKAYHLKEQHPDFVLAGERKSMPPEGFDFGNTPAYASSQKLKGKKVIFTTSAGTQGIVNARNADEILIGSFANASAIVEYIHCKNPQIVTLAAMGFESSEKAEEDEQCAFYLKELIAGQNPDIRQIKEKIIASKGAMRLRKLGRTDDLNFALKFNAYPMLPIYNPSTGEVRSYVI; encoded by the coding sequence ATGGACATCAGAATAAAAAGTTGTATTGAAGGTGCAAAAGAGTCAGAAGGCTTCACTGTAATCATCGATGTATTTCGGGCAAGCAACACCATCATTGCTTGTCTGGGGCAGGGAGCGGATTGTGTTATTCCCGTAGGAAGCCTGGAAAAAGCTTATCACTTGAAAGAACAACATCCCGATTTCGTTCTGGCCGGTGAGCGAAAAAGCATGCCACCTGAAGGATTTGATTTCGGAAACACTCCGGCCTATGCATCGAGCCAGAAGCTAAAGGGAAAAAAAGTGATTTTTACCACTTCAGCAGGAACCCAGGGGATTGTAAATGCCCGAAATGCCGATGAAATATTGATCGGCAGCTTTGCCAATGCATCAGCCATTGTAGAATATATACACTGCAAGAATCCTCAAATCGTCACGCTTGCTGCCATGGGATTTGAATCCTCCGAAAAAGCTGAAGAAGATGAGCAGTGCGCTTTCTATCTTAAAGAACTTATAGCTGGACAAAATCCGGATATTCGCCAGATAAAGGAAAAGATCATCGCGAGTAAAGGAGCCATGCGGCTAAGGAAGCTGGGAAGAACGGACGATCTGAATTTCGCCCTGAAATTTAACGCCTATCCCATGTTGCCTATATACAACCCATCAACAGGCGAGGTAAGATCATACGTTATCTGA
- a CDS encoding acyl-CoA thioesterase: MSGKQNLFEVELSVRDYELDLQGIVNNSVYQNYLEHARHEFLYSRGIDFAGLHDEGKDLIISRVEIDYKYPLKSRDRFKVTLDIRREGHLKMVFDQTILRMPDEKIVVKACVTGVCLKEGKPVKPERILDVSRLGLE; encoded by the coding sequence ATGAGCGGGAAACAAAATCTTTTTGAGGTGGAATTGTCTGTAAGGGATTATGAGTTGGATTTGCAAGGCATCGTAAACAATTCGGTATATCAGAATTATCTTGAGCATGCCCGCCATGAATTTCTTTACTCCCGGGGTATCGATTTTGCAGGGCTCCATGATGAAGGTAAAGATTTGATTATATCCCGGGTTGAAATTGATTACAAATACCCGCTAAAAAGCCGGGATCGGTTTAAGGTGACCCTTGATATCAGGAGAGAAGGTCATTTGAAGATGGTTTTTGACCAAACGATTCTTCGTATGCCGGATGAAAAAATAGTGGTTAAAGCCTGTGTAACCGGGGTTTGCCTGAAAGAGGGAAAACCGGTCAAGCCTGAGCGTATACTGGATGTGTCCCGGTTGGGACTTGAATAA
- a CDS encoding DUF1080 domain-containing protein, whose amino-acid sequence MKNLVILLFSCFFLTFCGGPSQDQWHDMLGESDLQGWSTLKNEQAFQVADGVLSCEGSDALLIYEGEDRDAGLKNFEMEAEVMTQRGANTEVLFHADPGNEPVSKTGYGVQLNNTYRGMKDYPEINMTGSLNRIRNTYYPLVEDGKWFDLRIQVQENHIQVYVNGEKTVDYVEPEDPWRPADMDKRMLSEGVLGIHCKDGNTGLKIRNMRVKSLPDTAGVPLHVDQSWNRKVTRLHAQNFPLIDFHVHLKGGLQLHEALDSSRQYGINYGIAANCGLKFPITNDEQLLEYINSQKGKPVYTAMQAEGREWVDLFSSETVAKADYVFTDAMTWTNDQGQRMRLWMPEETHVGNPQDFMEQLVSQIEKITREPIDIYVNPTFLPEEIQDRYDELWTEERIDRVVQALVENDVALEINARYELPKKKILKKAKEAGVKFAFGTNNTGRELGKLGYSLKMIEELNLEPEDMWLPPVKEMN is encoded by the coding sequence ATGAAAAACCTTGTAATTTTACTCTTTAGCTGTTTTTTTCTTACTTTCTGCGGTGGCCCCTCCCAAGATCAATGGCATGATATGCTTGGTGAAAGTGATCTTCAGGGTTGGAGCACCCTGAAAAATGAACAGGCCTTTCAGGTGGCTGATGGTGTTTTGAGCTGCGAAGGTTCGGATGCCCTTTTGATTTATGAGGGGGAAGACAGGGATGCCGGTTTGAAGAATTTCGAAATGGAAGCTGAGGTTATGACTCAGCGTGGAGCCAATACCGAAGTACTTTTTCATGCCGATCCCGGCAACGAGCCCGTTTCTAAAACCGGATACGGGGTTCAGCTCAACAATACCTACCGGGGGATGAAGGATTATCCCGAGATCAATATGACCGGCAGCCTGAACCGGATAAGAAACACTTATTATCCTTTGGTTGAGGATGGGAAATGGTTTGATCTGCGTATTCAGGTTCAGGAGAACCATATTCAGGTTTATGTCAACGGAGAAAAGACCGTGGATTATGTGGAACCGGAGGATCCCTGGAGGCCTGCTGATATGGATAAGCGCATGCTTTCGGAAGGTGTTTTGGGTATCCATTGCAAAGACGGAAACACCGGACTAAAAATTAGGAACATGAGGGTGAAGTCCCTTCCTGATACGGCAGGGGTACCTTTGCATGTTGATCAATCCTGGAATCGTAAGGTTACCCGTTTGCATGCTCAAAACTTTCCCCTTATTGACTTTCATGTTCATCTGAAAGGTGGACTGCAATTGCATGAGGCTTTGGATTCCTCGAGGCAGTATGGGATTAACTATGGAATTGCGGCCAACTGCGGCCTGAAGTTTCCCATTACAAATGATGAGCAACTTTTGGAATATATCAACAGTCAGAAAGGAAAGCCGGTTTATACTGCCATGCAGGCAGAAGGTCGGGAATGGGTTGACCTCTTTTCATCCGAAACGGTGGCAAAAGCCGATTATGTTTTTACCGATGCGATGACCTGGACCAACGACCAGGGCCAGCGCATGCGTCTGTGGATGCCCGAAGAAACCCATGTAGGCAACCCCCAGGATTTTATGGAGCAACTGGTGAGTCAAATAGAGAAGATCACCCGGGAACCAATCGATATTTATGTCAATCCTACCTTTTTGCCGGAGGAGATACAAGACCGTTACGATGAACTTTGGACGGAAGAAAGGATCGACCGGGTAGTACAGGCACTTGTTGAAAATGATGTGGCTCTGGAGATCAATGCCCGTTATGAACTGCCTAAAAAGAAAATACTGAAAAAGGCCAAAGAAGCAGGAGTTAAATTTGCTTTTGGAACGAACAACACGGGCAGAGAATTAGGGAAGCTGGGGTATTCCCTGAAGATGATCGAGGAATTGAACCTAGAACCTGAAGATATGTGGCTTCCCCCTGTGAAAGAAATGAACTGA